Below is a window of Pseudodesulfovibrio sp. 5S69 DNA.
ATGACCACCTCGAACATCTGGCGCGGGATGCTGCGCTTGAGTTTGAGCGCGAGCGAGCGGCCGATGCGGGCGGAGTTCTCGCGGTGCACGATGCAGGAGAAGGCGTCCACGGGGTCGCCGTTGATCAGAATGTCCAGCCGGACCAGGTCCGCCTCGCGGTAGTCGATGACCTCGTAGTCGAGGGACGCATACCCCTTGGTGGAGGATTTCAGTTTGTCGAAGAAGTCGTACATGACCTCGGCGAACGGCATCTCGTAGGTGATGACCACGCGCGTGGAGGTGATGTAGGCGATGTTCTTCTGGATGCCCCGCTTTTCCTCGCACAGGGCCAGGACCGCGCCCACGTACTCGTTGGGCACGTGCACCTCCAGGCGCACGTACGGCTCGCGGATGGCCTTGATGCGGGTCGGGTCCGGCAGCTTGGACGGGTTGTCGATGATCAGGTCCTCGTCGGTCACGGTGGTAACCTTGTAGATGACCGACGGGGCCGTGGTGATCAGCCGGGCCTCGAACTCGCGCTCCAGGCGTTCCTGGATGATCTCGATGTGCAGAAGCCCCAGGAAGCCGCAGCGGAAACCGAAGCCGAGGGCCTGGGAGGTCTCGGGCTCGTAGGTGAAGGCCGCGTCGTTGAGCTGGAGCTTTTCGAGCGCCTGCTTGAGGGTCTCGTATTCGGCGGGCTCCACCGGGTACAGGCCGGAGAAGACCATGGGCTTGACCGGCTTGAAGCCGGGGTACGGCACGGCCACCGGGTTGTCGGCCAGGGTGATGGTGTCGCCCACCGGCGCGTCGCCGAGTTCCTTCATGGAGGCGCACAGGAAGCCGACCTCGCCGGGGCCCATCTCCTTGATGTCCTTGGCCTCGGGCATGAACGCGCCCAGCCGGGTGACCTCGAAGGCCTTGCCGCTCGAGAATATCCTGATCCGGTTGCCCTTTTTCAGGGTGCCGTCGATGATCCGGAAGAGGACCACCACGCCCTGGTAGGAGTCGTACCAGGAGTCGAAGATGAGCGCCTTGAGCGGCGCGTCCGGGTCGCCCGAAGGCGGCGGCAGCAGATGGATGACCGCGTCCAGGACCTCCTGCACGTTCAGCCCGGTCTTGGCCGAAACCATGATCGGGTTGGAGCAGTCCAGGCCGATGACCTCCTCGATCTCGCGGCTGATGCGCTCGGGGTCGGCGCTGGGCAGGTCGATCTTGTTCAGCACCGGGATGACCTCGAGGTCGTTGTCCAGGGCGAGGTACACGTTGGCCAGGGTCTGGGCCTCCACGCCCTGGGTGGAGTCCACCACCAGGAGCGCGCCCTCGCAGGCGGCCAGGGACCGCGAGACCTCGTAGGAGAAGTCCACGTGGCCCGGCGTGTCGATGAGGTTGAGGATGTATTTGGTCCCGTCGTGATCGGTGTACGGGATGCGCACGGTCTGCGCCTTGATGGTGATGCCGCGCTCGCGCTCCAGCTCCATCTTGTCCAGATACTGGTCCTTTTTCTCGCGGTCGCCGACCATGCCGGTGATCTCGAGAATGCGGTCGGCCAGCGTCGACTTGCCGTGGTCGATGTGGGCGATGATGCTGAAATTGCGTATTTTATCGATCTTACTCATGATTTCCATTTGTAATGGGAATTTTCCGCCGGGCAAGGGACAAGACCCCGTCCACCGGGCGCCGGAATGGTCTTGTAAGGCATTTGCCCCCGGCTGTCCAACATATATGGCCTCCGGAGGCCCGGCGCAACGCTGTGCAGAACCTTGCCGGTTTCGGCCGCCTCCCCGGCGGGCGGCCCGCGTCTGCCGGAACCGGACCGGATGAAAACCGGGAGTATTATGTCTTTTCAGGTACATTTGAGAGTAGTCGTTTTTTTCCGGCACCCCCTCTTGTTCCAGGCCTGGCAAAGTGTTACGTAGGCCCTAAACACGAAAAAACATGCCCGGAGCGCGGGAGGGAAGGCGCCGGGCCATGTGCAAGGAGTCTTCGAGATGTCTGCAAGCAGAGCGATATTGTCCGACCTCTTGGCCGAGGCGGGCGTGGCGGTGAACGGGAGCGACCCGTGGGATATCCGGGTCAAGGACGAACGGCTTTTCCACGACATCCTGCTCAGGAAGAACCTGGGCCTGGGCGAGGGGTACATGCGCGGCTGGTGGAACTGCGAGCGGGTGGACGAGTTCATCTGCCGCGTGCTCAAGACCGGCGTGGAAAACCGGGTGCGCGACTCCTGGCGGCTCATCGCCAAGGCGCTGCCCGCCCTGGTCTGCAACCTGCAAAGCCTGTCGCGGGCCAAAATCGTGGCCCAGCGCCACTACGACCTGGGCAACGACCTGTTCCAGGGGTTCCTGGACCCCCACCTGCAATATAGCTGCGCCTACTACAAGGGCATGAACGGCTGCCCCGAGACCCAGACCGACGAGGAGGTCTCCCGCGACCTGGAACGGGCGCAGGAGGCCAAGATGCGGCTCATCTGCGACAAACTGGAGCTCAAATCCGGCGACCGGGTCCTGGACATCGGCTGCGGCTGGGGCGGGCTGGCCCGGTTCATGGCCGAGGAGCGCGGCTGCTCCGTGGTGGGCGTGAACATCTCGAAAGAGCAGATCGCCTTCGGGCGCGAGTTCTGCGCAGGCCTGCCCGTGGATATCCGCGAGGCGGACTACCGGCTCCTGAACGAGACCTTCGATAAAATCGTCTCGGTCGGCATGTTCGAGCACGTGGGCCCCAAGAACTACCCGGACTTCATGCGCACCGTGGACCGCTGCCTCAAGCCGGACGGCCTGTTCCTGCTGCACACCATCGGCAGCAACACCTCGGGGCCGGGCCTGGACCCGTGGATCGCCACCTACATCTTCCCCAACGGCTGCCTGCCGTCCATCGCCGAGGTCTCCAAGGCCGCGGAAAAGCACTTCGTCCTGGAGGACCTGCACAACTTCGGCCCCTACTACGACCGCACCCTGATGAGCTGGCTGCGCAACTTCCGCCACGCCTGGCCCGACCTTCGCGACAAATACGGCGACCGCTTCAAGCGCATGTGGGAATACTATCTACAATCCTGCGCCGGGGCCTTCCGGGCCAGGGACATCCAACTGTGGCAGTTCGTGTTCTCGCCGGTCGGCAGGAAACAGCCCGAGTGCCGGTGGGGGTAGGGGCCCTCACATCCCCAGGGAGAACGGGTTCAAGAATTGCCGGTCCCAAAGCGCGGCCCTGTCCACCTCGGACAGGGCCGCTTCTTCGCAGACCGCGTCCCAGTGCTCACGAATGGATTCGATCATGACCTCGGCGATGCCATGGGCTTCCTCTTCGGCAAGCAGAAAGGACCCGGCGGCTTCATAGCAGGTCCTGAGATTGCTCAAGCGATTGTCGCCGTGGATGAGCATGGCCTGGGAGGCTTCGTTGCCGGAGCGGCCCTGGGGGCAGATGTCGTAGGCCGGGGTCAGGGAGAGGACGGCGCCGTTCCAGAAGGCCGCATGGTTGCGGGCGTGGTCGTCGGTATTGCCGCACAGGACGTTGAAGACCAGGCGCGAAAAGAGCTCCCTGAGCGTCGCCCGCGGTTCGTCGAAACGATGGCGGACGATCTCGGCCAACGTTTCGTAGCTGGCGTAACGGGCCTGCATCTCGTCCAGGCCGAACAGGGTCAGGGCCGAGACCATGGCCCTGCGCGTCCAGCCGTTCTCCCCCCGCGCGCGGTCGAACCGCCGGACGAGCAAAACGTCCCTGCCGCCCGCCGTCTCCAGCCGGACCGGGGCCGCGTCGATGCCGCACAGCGCGGCCAGGCGCATGGCCGCATACTCGGCCTTGACCACGTTGAAATAGGTGTCCGTGGCCGAGGAGAACTTGGCCACGTATTTCTCCCCCCCGTCCCCGACGAGCACTTTGGGCCTGGCCCCGCCGATGGAGCTGCCGTGGAGCAGCGCCTGGTCCAAGGCGGGCGACAGGGGGATGCCCCGCTCCACACGGTCGGCGGAGGCAAGCAACTCCTCCAGGGAGGCGCTCTGTGCCGTGCGCGGCACGTACTCGGAGGGCGACGCCTGGAAATCCAGGGCGCCGATGCGGTCCGAGCCCGATTCCAGAAGATAGGTCAGCTCGTCCAGGGCGTCGGTATCCGCCCCTCGCCCCCGGCCGCCCTGGAGCCGGTTCAGGATGACCCTGCGGCCCCAGGCGTCGGGCGCGGCGTCCCGGATGCAGCCCGGCATACGCAGACCATCCGGCAGGGGCAACACGCCCCGGCGCAACGGCAGTTCGGGCTCGTACAGGGGAATGGCCCTCGGCTCCCCGTCCATTCTCTCCAGGTAAGACCGGCCATAGTTGAATCGGCAATAGTCCCCATCGGCCTCCAGTTTACCGGCCACCACAGGTTCGGTTTCACCGGGCAGCCAGACCCAGACGAATGCCTCCCGAACCGGCGAATCAGAAGTCATCGTCCACCTCCCTGGTCTTCACGCGCACCGATCGGGGCAGCAGCCGCAACTTGTCCTCCATCTGCCGTACCTGGCGGGTCAGGGCCGACGGCTCCGCTTCGAACAGCGGTACGCCCACCAGGGCCGCGGCCTCAAACACTCCGCCGATCTGGCAGCCCGGGTCACCCTTCTCGATGCGCTGCAAGGTCCGCCGCGAAATCCCTGCGCGATCGGCCAGCTCGCCGGCCGTCCAGCCGCGCTCCTTGCGCCCCGCCCGGATCAGTTGCCCGAGCAGGATCGCCGCCTCACGACCGTACCGCGAATATGCCGTTGCCGAAAGCTTGCTCTTCATCCTGCGTCCTCACATAATGAGTCATAAAATGCCCATATAGCCATATTATGGGTAATATATAACCCATTACAATGGGCAAAGCAAGTGGGATCGCTCCGTTAACGGGGGCGGGGCTCAGCCCCCGACCACCTTCCTGAGCGCCCGCTCCAAGTCCGCCTTTTCGAACGGCTTGACCAGGTACTCGTTCATGCCCGCTTCCAGGGCGCGGTTGCGGTCCTGGCGGGCGGCGTGGGCCGAGAGGCCGATGATGGGGATGTCCGCCACGTGGGAGAATTCACGGGCGATGCGGATGGCGTGGGTGGCGTCCAGGCCGTTCAGCAGCGGCATCTGGACGTCCATGAGCACGGCGTCGAAGGAGTGGTCGCGCAGCAGGGTCAGGCAGTCGCGGCCGTTTTCGGCCTCGACCACGGTGTGGCCCATGCGCTCCAGCAGGCGGCGGGCCATGACCCGGTTGACGCGCTCGTCCTCCACCAGGAGCAGGCGCAGGGGACGGCTCGCGCCGGGTCCGGGGGCCGCGTCGGCCGCGTCGGCGGCTCCGGTGTGCTCGCCCACCACCAGGAAGAAGCGGATGGCCGTGCCCTTGCCCGGCTCGCTCTCCACCTCGCAGTTGCCGCCCATGAGCTCCACCAGCTTCCGGACGATGGGCAGCCCGAGGCCCGTGCCCTGGTAGGTCCGGGTCAGGGAGCCGTCCACCTGGGAGAACGGGGCGAAGATGCGCGAGAGGTCCCTTTCGGCGATGCCGATGCCGGTGTCGCGGACGGTGAAGAGCAGCCGCTTGCGGCCGGGCTCGGGATGCCACAGCTCGCAGGCCTCCACGGTGATGGATCCCTCGTCCGTGAACTTGACCGCGTTGCCCACCAGGTTGAAGAGAATCTGGCGGATGCGCCCGGCGTCGCCCAGGTAGTGCTTCCGGGCCGAGGGATCGATGTCCGCCCGGAGCTCCAGGTCCTTGTCGCCCGCCTGGAGCTTGAAGAAGTCGAGGCTCTCCTCCACCAGCCCGGCCAGGTCGAAGGGGGCCTCGCGGATGTCCAGCTTGCCCGCCTGGATCTTGCTGAAATCGAGCAGGTCGTTGAGCACGCGCAGGAGGTTGCGCGAAGAATGCAGGGCGGTGTCCACGAAGTCGCGCTGCTCGCCGTCCAGGTCCGAGGACTGGAGGAGCTGGAGCATGCCCATGACCCCGTTCAGCGGGGTGCGCACCTCGTGGCTGATGTTGGCGATGAATTCGTCCTTGACCCGGTTGGCCGCCTCGGCCGCCTCCTTGGCCTGGACCAGCCGCTCCTCGAACAGCTTGCGGTCGGTGATGTCCGTGTGCGTGCCGACCACGCGCAGGGGTTTTCCGTCACGGGTCCACTCGAGGGTCTTGCCCCGGGCCATCCCCCAGGTCCAGCCTCCGTCCCGGTTGCGCAGGCGGAACTCGGTGCGGAACTCCTCGCCGGACAGCGCGTGGGCGGTGACCACGTCCACGGCCGCATCCCGGTCATCGGGATGAAGCAGCTTGAGCCAGGATTCGTAGGCGGGCGGGAAGGCGCCCGGTTCATAGCCGAGCATGGTGAAGTAGCCGGGGCTGAAATAGACCTTTTCGCTGTCCACGGACCAGTCCCACAGCCCGTCGCTGGTGGCCTCCAAGGACATCTGCAGCCGCTCCTCGCTCTCCCGCAGCCCGATCCGGGCCCGGCGCAGGCGCGACACGTAGGCCAGGAGCAGAAAGACCAGGACGGCCAGGACGACGAGCGTGCCCAGCCCCAGGGAAAGCCCCAGCTGGTGTGTCCGCCACAGGGAATCCGGCCGGTTCAGGATCCGGCTGCCCTCGGGCAGCTCGTCCGGGTCGATGTGGAATCGCCTGAGCACGCGGTAGTCGAAAACGTACCGGTTGGCCTCGGTGCCCTCGACTACCGGGATGTCCCGGACCGGCGTGCCGTGGAGGATGTCCAGGGCCATGCGCGCGGCCCGGCGCCCCTGGTCGAAATGGGAAACGATCTTGCCCCCGATGGCGCCCAGGCCCAGGCCGTGCTCCCACAGGTCGTAGACCGGGACCTCCGTACTGTTCAGGATGCGCTTGAGCCCCTCCTCGAAGGTCACGGGCTCGCCCGCCGCATCGCGGTAGGCCGAGAGCAGGAGGATGGCGTCCTCCGGTCCCAGGGCGCGGGTCCGCTCGGCCAGCCCGGCCCAGGTCAGGCCGGTCAGGGACAGGACGGCCAGCTCCCGGTCCGGGAACAGGGGGCGCTTGGACAGGTAGGTCAGCAGGTCCGCTCCGCCGCTCGGGGTTCCGTCCACCACGGCGTACACGGTCCGGACCTTGGGTTGCAGCCGGAAGATGCATCGCAGGGTCCCCTCCATGGAGATCGCCTCGATGACCCCGGTGAAATTGTCGTCGTCGCCCTGGGCGTGGGCCAGAGCCTGATCATTGACCCCGAAGAACACCACCGGGGTGTCCGGGAACAGGGCCTCCCGGTTGGCCATGGCAAAACGCAGGGCGTTGTCGTCGGCGGTGAGGATGACGTCGTACCGGGGCAAGCGGGCCAGCTTGTCGGCGAGCATGCCGCGGAAGGCAAGGGTGTCTTCCGAGGTGCTGAACCGCTTGGAATCCATGTACTCCACGTCCAAATCAACACCCGCCGGGTCGAAGACGGACTCGATGCCCTCGATCTGATGGAAAAAGGTCGGGAAGCCCGGATGGTAGGAACTGATCAGCAGGGCCTGCGGATGGGCCTGAGCCGGTCCGGCCCAGAGCGGGCAGACGAGGCACAAGACGAGCAGCCACGCAAACGCGGCCCGGACGGCCGCGCCCCGGCAGGGGCAAACCCGTTCATTCCCGCGCAGCGCCATCACCCCCCCCCCTCAAGTATTACCGCCGAATGGTCCTCCCCTACCCGCGTGGGGTCATATTGAGCAATTATATCTTTCGGGCACGAGCTAGGGCAGCAGGGCCTCGATGCGTTCGGTGATGAAGGCCCGGATCTCGGCCAGGCGCGCTTCGTCGGCGGCGTGCACGGTCTTGACCCGCTCGGCGATGGCCGCCTCGTCCAGGCCGCTCATCATGCCGATGGTGAACTCGTCCACCTCCTCGTCGGCGGGCACCAGGCCGCAGCCGCCCACCGCACCCACGACCTCACCCCCGACCACCACGGGCACGCCGACGCGGACCATGCCCGCGTCGCAGTACTCGACGAACGGCTCGCCCTTCTTGAGCAACTGGGTGAACATCTGGCCGGCCGTGGCGCAGATGGCCCCGAACCCCTTCTCGTCGTTGCGGATGGCCCGGCACAGGTCGTTGCCCCAGGTGTTGCCGAGCAAACGGTGGCCTTCACCGTCCATGATGTCCGCGTTCAGCCCGAAACGGTCGTGCAGTTCCTGCTGCAACGCGGCCAGGTCCTTTTCCGAAATCAAATCCTTGAGCGTCATGTGGAGTACTTCCCGAGACTAGTGTTGTTGGGCGAAAGCCCCAATCCGTTTACCGGGAATCGCGCCCCCGCGCAAGGGACGGGGGCCGGTCGGATTTTGGTTTTCAGCCCGGCCAAAACCCGCTAGAACATTGGGCGGAGATCGACAATGACCAACACGTTCAAAGACACGCTGCGCGGCATGACCTTCGGGGTGCCGTGGAACCTCGCCCTGCTCACCCTAGGTTCCTTTCTCATCGCCTTCTCGGTCAAGGCCATCGCCGTGCCCCACGGCCTGCTCACCGGCGGCATGTCCGGCATCGCGCTGCTGTGCTACTATGCCTTCGGCGGGCTGAGCACGGGCCAGTGGTACTTCGCCCTGAACCTGCCCGTGTTCATCCTCGGCTGGGTCTTCGTCAGCAAGCGGTTCTTTTTCTATTCCCTCTATGGCATGGTCGTCTCGTCCGTGTTCATCGACGCCATCCCCTACGCCCTGCACATGAAGGACATCTGGCTGGCGGTCATCACCGGCGGCGGGATCATGGGCGCGGGCGTGGGCATCGCCCTGCGCTCGCTCGGCTCCACGGGCGGGTCCGACATCCTGGCCGTGATCTGCAAGGAAAAGTTCAACATGTCCATGGGCTCCTTCGAGTTCTGGTTCAACATGCTCGGCTTCGTGGCCGGGTTCATTTACCTGGACATGAACATCGTCTTCTACTCCATCGCCATGACCTTCGTCATCGCCTTCGGCATCGAGTATGTGCTCGGCATGTTCTCCGAGCGCAAGATGGTCATGATCGTCTCGGACCACTCCGCCGCCATCAACGCGGCCATCCTGACCGACCTGGACCGGGGCGTGACCATCCTGGAGGGCACGGGCGGATACACCGGCGAGCCGCGCAAGGTGGTCATGACCATGATCTCGTCCATGCAGCTCAAGGAGCTGGAGGAGGTGGTCTACACCATCGACCCGGACGCGTTCTTCATCATGGGCTCGGGCTTCCACGTCCAGGGCCAGGGCTTCTCGTCGAGGAAGGTGTACTAGATGATCCTCTCCGCCAAGAAGAAGGAGGCGCCGCCGCCCCGGACCATCGGGCTGATCACGGACTTCGGCCTGACCGACCCCTACGTGGGCCAGGTCAAGGCGGTCCTGGCCCGCAAGGCCCCCAACTGCCCGGTGGTGGACATCTCCCACCACGTGGCCCCGTTCAACGTAGCCCAGGCCGGGTTCTTCCTGGCCGCCAGCTACGAGCATTTCCCGGGCGACGCGGTCATCCTGGCCGTGGTCGACCCCGGCGTGGGCACGGACCGGGGCATCGCCTGCCTGGAGATCGGCCACCGGCTGCTGGTGGCCCCGGACAACGGGCTGCTCACCCTGGCCCTGAACCGCGCCTGGTCCGAGGTGCACGCCTACGACCTGTCCAAGGCCATGGACGCGCCCAAAAAGATCTCGCACACCTTCCACGGCCGGGACGTGTTCGCCCCGCTCGCCGCCTGGCTGGCGCTGGGCGGCAGGCCCGAAGGCGTGGGCCACGAGATCGACCCGTCGGCCCTGGTCACGCAGACTTGGTCCCGGCCGGAGATCGACGGCGGGCGGGCCCTGGCCCACGTGGTCCACATCGACCGCTTCGGCAACTGCGTGCTCAACCTGGAGGCGGGCGGCCTGGGCACGCCGTGCGGCCTGCGCATGGAGTCCCCGGCGGGCGGTCCCCTGGCCTACGCGGTCAAGTACGCGGACATGCCCGAGGGCGAACCCGGCCTGCTCGAAGGCAGCCAGGGGTTCCTGGAACTGGCGGTGAACCAGCGGTCCGCCGCAAAACGATTCGGCCTGTCCATGGGCGACGCCGTGGAACTGGCCTGGGAGGCCTGACGTGCTGCGCGATTTCTTCGATACCCTCGGCTTTCTGACCCGGCTGGCCCCTGCGAGGGTCATCCCGGAATCGGCCATGAACCGGTGCATGCGCTGGATGCCCCCGGCCGGGCTGGTCCTCGGCCTGCTCATCGTCCTGCCGCTCCGGCTCGGCCTGTTCGCCGACTCCCCGTGGGTCCAGGCATGGCTCATGGTCGCGGCCTCCATCTACCTGACGCGCGGCCTGCACATGGACGGTCTGGCCGACGTGTGCGACGCGGTGACCACCCACACCGACCCCGTGCGCTTCTGGGCGGTGGTCAAGGACAGCCGCACCGGCGCCTTCGGGGTCATGGGCCTGGTCATGGCCCTGGCCGGACAGGTCGTCCTGTTCCACGCCATGCTCGCCCGCGGCGAATACTGGGCTGCGGCCTGGGCCTTTGTCCTGGGCCGGGCGGCCGCGGTCTGGCTCGGCTACCACGTACGCCATCTGGTCCGCCCGGGCCTGGGCAAGCTGTACATCGACGGGGCCACCCTGGGCGTGGCCCTCACGGCCACCCTGTTCACCTTCGCGGCCGGATGGATCATGGCCGGGTTGCCCGCCACCCTGGCGTCCACGGTCATCGTCACCCTGGTCCTGCTCGGCCTGTTCCGGCTGGCGGAAAAGGTGGGCGGGGCCAACGGCGACTTCCTGGGCTGCGCCGTGATCCTGGGCGAACTGGCCGCCGGGCTGGGCTTCGCCCTGGTCATGTAGCCCCGCGCGACGAGCCGCCGGCCCCGGACGAAACGGCCGCGTCCTTCGTGGAGGAGAACGACGGGAGCGACTTCCCCGGCCTGGCGGGAACGCCGCCGGAAAGGGCCTGCCCGACGGCATCTTCCTCAAGGAGAAGAGCGAGGTGCCTGTCAAGACCGATCTCCCCTTGGCAAGAATCCCCGGCCCCGGTAGGATGCTCCCATAAACCGACATCCCGGAGGATTTCATGCCGACCCGATTCTCTTCCGCAGCCCCGCTGCTGCTCGCCCTGTTCCTGCTGTTGCCGGGGTGCGCCCCCAAGATCAAGATATTCGCCTCCCCGGCCACCGAGCCCCTCAAGGAGTACGTGGTCGACGGCGAGGCCGCCGGCAAGATCGCGCTCATTCATCTGCACGGCTTCCTGTCCACCGAACCGGCCCAGGGCATGCTCCGCTCCCAGCCCAGCCCGGTGCAGGAGATGGTCAACGACCTCAAGCTGGCCGAGGCCGACGACGACGTCGGGGCCGTGGTCGTGGCCATCGACTCTCCCGGCGGGACCACCACCGCCTCGGACGTGCTCTACCACGAGCTGACCGACTTCAAGAAGCGGACCGGCAAGCCCGTGGTGGTGGCCATGTTCGACGTGGCCGCCTCGGGCGGATACTACGCGGCCCTGCCCGCCGACTGGATCGTGGCCCACCCGACGACCATCACCGGGTCCGTGGGCGTGATCTTCATGCGGCCCAAGCTGAACGGCTTGATGGACAAGGTCGGCGTGGGCGTGGAGGTCTCCAAGTCCGGCCGCGACAAGGACATGGGCTCGCCGTTCCGGCCCACTACCGACGAGGAAAAAGCCTTGTTCCAAGGCATTATAGATGACATGGCCGCGCGCTTCTACTCCCTGGTCCAGGCCCACCGCCACCTCACCCCGGCCCACCTCGAAACGGTCAAGTCGGCGCGGGTGTTCACCGCGACCCAGGCCCTGTCCATCGGCCTCATCGACCAGATCGGCTACATCCAGGACGCCTTTGCCAAGGCCCGCTCCCTGGCCGGCTTGGACCCGAACTGCAAGGTCGTCACCTACCGCCGCGACCTCTATCCCGACGACAACCCGTACAACACCCTGGACGCCGCACAGCCGTTCAAGCCGAGCCTGCTCGGCGTGGACGCGAGCTTCATCATGCCGCCCCGGGCGGGCTTCTGCTACGTCTGGGAAGGCGGGGTGACGCGCTAGGCCGCACCCTTTTGCCACGCTGACCCGAAAAGGCCCCGGCTCCCATTGGGAACCGGGGCCTTGCCGTTGCGTTATCGGCAGTCCTCGCGAAGGGTCAGTAGATGCGGTTGCGGAACATGACCACGGCCAGAGCCATGCAGGCCAGCCCGATCAGGGCCAGGGGCCAGATCTGCATGAGCAGCACGTAGGTCGGCGAGTTCTCGATGAACACGCCCCGGATCAGGACCAGGACGTAGCGCAGGGGGTTGATCAGGGTGATCCACTGGACCACCCGGCTCATGTTGGCGATGGGCGTGGCGAACCCGGACAGGAGCACGGACGGCATCAGGAACAGGAAGGACCCGAGCAGGGCCTGCTGCATGGTCACGCTCAAGGAGGATATCATCAGCCCCACGCCCACGGCCGCGAAGATGAAGAAGAACAGGCCGAGGTAGAGCATCCCGACGTTGCCCCGCAGCGGCACCTCGAACCAGTAGACCGCGGCCAGCATGATCAGCGAGGACTCCAGCAGGCCGATGACCAGACCCGGAGTGGCCTTGCCGATGAGGATGCCGATGGGCGACAACGGCGTGACCAGCACCTGGTCGAAGGTCCCGTGCTCCCGCTCGCGGGCCACGGACAGGGCGGTCACCAGCAGGGTCACCACCATGGCGATGACCCCGACGATGCCGGGCACGAAGAAGTCCCGGCTCAGGGCGTTTTCGTTGTAGTAGATGCGGGAGACCAGGACGGACGGGCTGGCCCGGCCCACCCCGGCCAGGCGCGCGGCGTTGTATTGGGCGACCACGTTGCTCAGGTAGTTGCCGATGATCCCCGCGGTATTGGAGTTGCGCCCGTCCAGCAGGGCCTGGACCGGGGCGTTGCGGCCCGCCTTGAGGTCCCGGGCGAAGGTCTGCCCGATGCGCAGGACGAAGCGCACCTTGCGGCTGTCGATCATCTCCCGGATGACGGACTCGCCGCGGACCTCGCCCACCAGATGGAAATACGGGGACCCGGACACCCCGGACAGGAACTCCCGCGACTCCGCGGACCGGCTCAGGTCCTCGAAGGCGAAGGGGATGTCGGTCAGGTCGAAGGTGGCCGCGTAGCCGAACAGGATCAGCTGG
It encodes the following:
- a CDS encoding YitT family protein → MTNTFKDTLRGMTFGVPWNLALLTLGSFLIAFSVKAIAVPHGLLTGGMSGIALLCYYAFGGLSTGQWYFALNLPVFILGWVFVSKRFFFYSLYGMVVSSVFIDAIPYALHMKDIWLAVITGGGIMGAGVGIALRSLGSTGGSDILAVICKEKFNMSMGSFEFWFNMLGFVAGFIYLDMNIVFYSIAMTFVIAFGIEYVLGMFSERKMVMIVSDHSAAINAAILTDLDRGVTILEGTGGYTGEPRKVVMTMISSMQLKELEEVVYTIDPDAFFIMGSGFHVQGQGFSSRKVY
- a CDS encoding SAM hydrolase/SAM-dependent halogenase family protein, which encodes MILSAKKKEAPPPRTIGLITDFGLTDPYVGQVKAVLARKAPNCPVVDISHHVAPFNVAQAGFFLAASYEHFPGDAVILAVVDPGVGTDRGIACLEIGHRLLVAPDNGLLTLALNRAWSEVHAYDLSKAMDAPKKISHTFHGRDVFAPLAAWLALGGRPEGVGHEIDPSALVTQTWSRPEIDGGRALAHVVHIDRFGNCVLNLEAGGLGTPCGLRMESPAGGPLAYAVKYADMPEGEPGLLEGSQGFLELAVNQRSAAKRFGLSMGDAVELAWEA
- a CDS encoding adenosylcobinamide-GDP ribazoletransferase; this translates as MLRDFFDTLGFLTRLAPARVIPESAMNRCMRWMPPAGLVLGLLIVLPLRLGLFADSPWVQAWLMVAASIYLTRGLHMDGLADVCDAVTTHTDPVRFWAVVKDSRTGAFGVMGLVMALAGQVVLFHAMLARGEYWAAAWAFVLGRAAAVWLGYHVRHLVRPGLGKLYIDGATLGVALTATLFTFAAGWIMAGLPATLASTVIVTLVLLGLFRLAEKVGGANGDFLGCAVILGELAAGLGFALVM
- the sppA gene encoding signal peptide peptidase SppA; the protein is MPTRFSSAAPLLLALFLLLPGCAPKIKIFASPATEPLKEYVVDGEAAGKIALIHLHGFLSTEPAQGMLRSQPSPVQEMVNDLKLAEADDDVGAVVVAIDSPGGTTTASDVLYHELTDFKKRTGKPVVVAMFDVAASGGYYAALPADWIVAHPTTITGSVGVIFMRPKLNGLMDKVGVGVEVSKSGRDKDMGSPFRPTTDEEKALFQGIIDDMAARFYSLVQAHRHLTPAHLETVKSARVFTATQALSIGLIDQIGYIQDAFAKARSLAGLDPNCKVVTYRRDLYPDDNPYNTLDAAQPFKPSLLGVDASFIMPPRAGFCYVWEGGVTR
- a CDS encoding ABC transporter permease, encoding MESVRRIIALVIKEFLALLKDPKSRIVVIGPPIIQLILFGYAATFDLTDIPFAFEDLSRSAESREFLSGVSGSPYFHLVGEVRGESVIREMIDSRKVRFVLRIGQTFARDLKAGRNAPVQALLDGRNSNTAGIIGNYLSNVVAQYNAARLAGVGRASPSVLVSRIYYNENALSRDFFVPGIVGVIAMVVTLLVTALSVAREREHGTFDQVLVTPLSPIGILIGKATPGLVIGLLESSLIMLAAVYWFEVPLRGNVGMLYLGLFFFIFAAVGVGLMISSLSVTMQQALLGSFLFLMPSVLLSGFATPIANMSRVVQWITLINPLRYVLVLIRGVFIENSPTYVLLMQIWPLALIGLACMALAVVMFRNRIY